In a single window of the Elaeis guineensis isolate ETL-2024a chromosome 4, EG11, whole genome shotgun sequence genome:
- the LOC140857225 gene encoding uncharacterized protein gives MWSHASPVSPLGASRKRKDRDWSDSHRTQMPPKAEPNSLAAAHPAPSSNQLLAGYLAHEFLTKGTLFGQRWEPARSEPEKSLETVRPAVRDEPEPAKPQRAYVEVSHLVKMGGVHIPGVVNPTQLARWLQM, from the coding sequence ATGTGGAGCCACGCGTCTCCCGTATCGCCACTTGGGGCGTCCAGGAAGCGGAAGGACCGGGACTGGTCCGACTCCCATCGGACCCAGATGCCACCAAAAGCCGAGCCGAACTCCTTGGCGGCGGCTCACCCGGCTCCGTCCAGCAACCAGCTTCTAGCCGGTTACCTGGCCCACGAGTTCCTCACCAAAGGGACCCTCTTCGGCCAGCGGTGGGAGCCGGCCCGGTCCGAACCGGAGAAAAGCCTGGAGACGGTTCGACCGGCTGTCCGGGACGAGCCGGAGCCGGCCAAGCCGCAGAGGGCGTACGTGGAGGTGTCGCACTTGGTGAAGATGGGAGGGGTCCACATTCCGGGAGTCGTCAACCCGACACAGTTGGCTCGGTGGCTCCAGATGTGA